One Engystomops pustulosus chromosome 11, aEngPut4.maternal, whole genome shotgun sequence DNA window includes the following coding sequences:
- the LOC140106612 gene encoding CD209 antigen-like protein A, with translation MGGDLMVIKDQEQQDFINRNLQQPGYWIGLQIDGEKQSWVDGTHYNISLVQVTTQSPGRCVVLSKTGYYKDKCDDNYGWICLKKALQIGPS, from the exons ATGGGAGGCGATCTAATGGTCATAAAGGATCAGGAGCAGCAG GATTTCATAAACAGAAATCTCCAACAGCCGGGATATTGGATCGGACTTCAGATTGATGGAGAAAAGCAGAGTTGGGTGGATGGAACACATTATAACATTAGCCT GGTCCAGGTAACGACACAATCTCCCGGACGGTGCGTTGTTCTGAGTAAAACTGGTTATTACAAGGATAAATGCGATGATAACTACGGATGGATATGTCTGAAGAAAGCTCTGCAGATTGGTCCAagctga